GCTGTCTAGTAAGCCCCATTTGGATGTCATTTCCTTGCCGATAAACAGATTTTCCAGCACGGTCATCTCCGGCCACACATTCAGTTCCTGGTGAATAAAAGCAATTCCTTTTTGCTCCGCTTCTTTGGGGTCGGCAAAATAGGTTTCCTGGCCGTCAATGATGATCGTTCCCTCATCTCGCCGATGCAGTCCGATTAAAATATTCATCAGCGTTGATTTTCCTGCACCATTTTCACCCATGAGGGCATGTACTTCTCCTTCACGAAGATCAAAGTCAACACCACTTAATACCTGATTGGTTCCAAAGGCTTTGTGAATTCCTTTCATTTGAATCTGCATGCTGTACCCTCCTTTTTATTCAACATTGATTTATCCAAAATGAACTCCTGCCTGCAAAATACAATTGGCAAATGGCTTAGCCTCTCCTGTACGAATGACCGCCTTCGCATAACGGGTCAGCTCCTTGAATTGTTCATGAGAGCAAAACTCAATGACGGCAGCCTGCTTATTAATCTGTGGATGTCCTAATTTCTCCCCTGCAAAGGTGCGCACAATATATTGTAATGCTTGTTCATTTTCTTGTTTGATTTCTTCGGCCAGCGTTACTTTTTCGATCACCATATCTGATGCAATGACATCTACGACGTCCTGAAAGGAGGGAACACCCAGTTTAAGGGCCAAATCTAT
The Paenibacillus peoriae DNA segment above includes these coding regions:
- the rbsD gene encoding D-ribose pyranase, whose product is MKKHGILNSHISKILSDLGHTDYIVVADAGLPVPEGVTKIDLALKLGVPSFQDVVDVIASDMVIEKVTLAEEIKQENEQALQYIVRTFAGEKLGHPQINKQAAVIEFCSHEQFKELTRYAKAVIRTGEAKPFANCILQAGVHFG